Proteins found in one Xenopus laevis strain J_2021 chromosome 1L, Xenopus_laevis_v10.1, whole genome shotgun sequence genomic segment:
- the acaa2.L gene encoding acetyl-CoA acyltransferase 2 L homeolog has translation MALLRGIFIVGAKRTPFGTYGGLLKDHTATDLGEIAAKAALAAGKVSPELVDSVIFGNVAQTSSDAIYLARHVGLRAGVPIPVPALTVNRLCGSGFQSIVNGCQEIGLRESEIVMCGGSENMSQSPYAVRNIRFGTKLGADIKMEDTLWAGLTDSLIKTPMAITAENLGAKYGITREDCDKYSFQTQQRWKAAQDSGYFAAEMAPIELKSRKGPIKMELDEHPRPQTTLEQMAKLPSVFKKDGIVTAGNASGISDGAGVVMLASEEATSKHNLTPLVRIVAYHVSGCDPNIMGFGPVPAITEALKKSGLTLQDMDLVEVNEAFAAQYLAVEKALGLNREKTNVNGGAIALGHPLAASGSRIISHLTHELKRRGGKYAVGSACIGGGQGIAIILENVS, from the exons ATGGCCCTGCTTAGAG GAATTTTTATTGTTGGTGCCAAAAGAACCCCCTTCGGTACATATGGGGGACTGTTAAAAGACCACACGGCGACTGATCTGGGTGAAATTGCAGCAAAGGCCGCGCTTGCAGCTGGGAAGGTGTCCCCTGAGCTCGTGGATAGCGTCATATTTGGCAACGTTGCTCAG ACTTCTTCCGATGCCATCTACCTGGCCAGGCATGTGGGTCTGCGGGCAGGTGTCCCGATCCCTGTACCCGCACTTACAGTCAACAGACTCTGTGGGTCTGGATTCCAGTCAATTGTCAATGGATGTCAG GAAATTGGCCTCAGGGAATCCGAGATTGTAATGTGTGGAGGATCGGAGAACATGAGCCAATCACCCTATGCTGTGCGGAACATCCGCTTTGGTACCAAGCTGGGAGCAGACATTAag ATGGAAGACACTTTGTGGGCAGGGCTAACCGACTCTCTGATCAAGACCCCCATGGCAATCACTGCTGAGAATCTAGGGGCAAAATATGGCATCACCAGGGAAGACTGTGACAAATACTCCTTCCAGACACAGCAGAGGTGGAAAGCTG CTCAGGATTCTGGATATTTTGCTGCTGAGATGGCTCCTATTGAACTAAAATCAAGGAAAGGCCCTATCAAAATGGAACTGGACGAGCACCCCAGGCCACAAACTACACTGGAACAGATGGCCAAGCTCCCCTCTGTGTTCAAGAAGGACGGCATTGTGACTGCAGGAAACGCGTCG GGAATTTCTGACGGAGCCGGTGTTGTGATGTTGGCTAGTGAAGAAGCAACTTCCAAGCACAATCTCACCCCACTTGTGAGAATAGTGGCTTATCATGTGTCGGGATGTGACCCCAACATTATGGGCTTTG ggccAGTCCCTGCCATCACTGAAGCCCTGAAGAAATCAGGATTAACTCTCCAAGACATGGACCTTGTAGAG GTGAATGAGGCTTTTGCTGCCCAGTACCTGGCTGTGGAGAAAGCCCTGGGCCTTAATCGTGAGAAGACCAATGTTAATGGAGGTGCCATTGCTCTTGGACATCCCCTGGCGGCATCAGGATCTCGAATCATTTCCCATCTGACACATGAACTGAA GCGCCGTGGAGGCAAATACGCTGTGGGATCGGCCTGCATCGGAGGTGGACAAGGTATTGCCATCATCCTTGAGAATGTCTCCTAA